A portion of the Epinephelus moara isolate mb chromosome 4, YSFRI_EMoa_1.0, whole genome shotgun sequence genome contains these proteins:
- the LOC126389297 gene encoding securin-like: protein MANIIFAERENACLHPPSLKMRQRLQSAPEKLLSPMTAKTLHTPLPSGRKAFGAVNKKVSTPAVNTQEKKLLKPQETKVKHASDQKTKVEEYPEIEKFIPYDPLEFEKYGIPEDLIPLSGFALPGLACFPQASHLCEEELEKFDPLPDLSPVKMPKCSDYCPELDAFLQTLDELTVELPPESSTD, encoded by the exons ATGGCCAACATAATCTTTGCAGAGCGAGAAAATGCATGTCTTCATCCGCCATCTCTGAAGATGCGACAGCGGCTTCAGTCTGCTCCAG AGAAACTCTTATCCCCTATGACTGCCAAAACCTTACACACCCCTCTGCCATCTGGTCGTAAGGCGTTTGGAGCTGTCAACAAAAAAGTCTCAACCCCTGCTGTAAACACACAAGAGAAGAAACTCCTAAAGCCACAG GAAACTAAAGTCAAACATGCTTCAGACCAGAAGACCAAAGTGGAGGAATATCCAGAAATTGAGAAGTTCATCCCTTATGACCCACTAG AGTTTGAGAAGTATGGCATACCTGAGGATCTGATCCCTCTCAGTGGCTTTGCCCTGCCTGGACTGGCCTGTTTCCCACAAGCTTCACATCTGTGTgaagaggagctggaaaagTTTGATCCACTCCCAGACCTGTCACCTGTAAAGATGCCAAAATGTTCAG ATTACTGCCCCGAGCTGGACGCCTTCCTTCAAACACTTGATGAGCTGACTGTTGAGCTCCCCCCAGAGTCTTCTACTGACTGA
- the upf3b gene encoding regulator of nonsense transcripts 3B, with product MKEDKENARPKERKVEIKCEDGEKTEKSKEKKEAMTKIVIRRLPPSLTKEELEEQLQPLPEVDYLEFFSNDTSLYPHLFARAYINFKNQEDIVLFRDRFDGYVFIDSRGQEYPAIVEFAPFQKTAKKRSKKKDAKCGTITEDPDYKKFLEFYNGDEDKLASTPETLLEEIEAKSKELVAKKTTPLLDFLKNKQRIREEKKEERRRRELERKRLRDEERRKWREEERRKRKEADKMKRLEKPLEKDKDQVKEEPKIKLLKKPDRGEDADSEKPKEKAKKPERPNKEERSTGSSDHKRRQHGENKEDRGRKGDEDGRKEFRERDPDRDRERDREKERRQREKERIRRQDEDRRRRRERQDGENSCRKREDEVKKDKDRVLEKKKGDNTGDSAHSERPEKPAKDKKDDSGKRERLRNKDRPAIQLYQPGARSRNRGGGGGGGGGGGGGGGGESSPADRKPDTETQKVADKGDD from the exons ATGAAGGAAGACAAGGAAAACGCTCGGCCCAAGGAGAGAAAGGTGGAAATAAAGTGTGAAGATGGAGAAAAGACGGAGAAGTccaaggaaaagaaagaggcCATGACAAAG ATCGTGATCAGACGATTACCACCTAGTCTGaccaaggaggagctggaggagcagTTGCAGCCTCTCCCAGAGGTGGACTACCTGGAATTCTTCTCCAATGACACCAG cCTGTACCCTCACCTCTTTGCAAGGGCTTACATAAACTTCAAAAACCAAGAGGATATTGTTCTCTTCAGAGATCGATTTGATGGATACGTGTTCATTGACAGCAGAG GACAGGAGTATCCTGCCATCGTGGAGTTTGCACCTTTCCAAAAGACGGCCAAGAAAAGAAGCAAGAAGAAGGATGCAAAGTGTGGAACAATTACTGAAG ATCCTGATTACAAGAAGTTTCTTGAATTTTACAACGGTGATGAAGACAAGTTGGCATCAACACCTGAGACCCTGCTGGAAGAGATTGAGGCAAAGTCAAAGGAACTTGTTG ctaaaaaaacaactccTCTGCTGGACTTCCTGAAGAATAAACAG AGAATaagggaggaaaagaaagaggagagaagaaggagggAACTTGAACGCAAGCGTCTGCGTGACGAAGAGCGTCGCaagtggagggaggaggagagaaggaagcGCAAAGAGGCCGATAAGATGAAGAGACTTGAGAAACCGCTGGAGAAAGATAAGGACCAAGTTAAAGAGGAACCAAAGATTAAG CTGCTGAAGAAGCCAGACAGAGGGGAGGATGCTGATTCTGAGAAGCCCAAGGAAAAGGCCAAGAAGCCAGAGAGGCCAAATAAAGAGGAGAGATCCACAGGGAGCAGTGATCATAAGAGGCGTCAGCACGGTGAAAACAAGGAGGATCGGGGAAGGAA AGGGGACGAAGATGGGAGGAAGGAGTTCAGGGAGCGTGACCCAGATCGAGATAGAGAGCGCGATCGGGAGAAGGAGAGGcggcagagagagaaggagcgCATCAGGCGACAGGACGAAGATCGGCGGAGAAGGAGGGAACGGCAGGATGGAGAGAATTCGTGCAGGAAACGGGAGGATGAGGTCAAAAAAGATAAAGATCGTGTCTTGGAGAAGAAAAAGGGCGATAACACTGGAGACTCCGCTCACTCTGAGAGGCCGGAGAAACCTGCCAAAGACAAGAAGGACGACAGTGGTAAAAGAGAGCGACTGAGAAATAAG GACCGTCCTGCGATTCAGCTGTACCAGCCAGGAGCCAGAAGCCGAAAtcgaggtggtggtggaggaggaggaggaggaggaggaggaggaggaggaggagaatccAGCCCCGCTGACAGGAAGCCAGACACTGAGACCCAAAAAGTGGCTGACAAAGGAGACGATTGA
- the sowahd gene encoding ankyrin repeat domain-containing protein SOWAHD encodes MTQGMSRGKWFPVSSLILLSSGCCLNKGSSLGVIVQGGMYENRSDDVGCEPAVSDTDAHGSGRSKQGTVVERLSRYGIQVMPSAFQRRSRLQRQHEVTDSSAPGGSEDRGPPERVCITPAMRKKYLKELLLSNPSHSGFSSVLSHTPSVSSEQDASWALYPMEHAWMLSAVEGSYETILDFISEDPHLLTRRDFISGYSVLHWLAKRGQDETLLKLLRYAESAGIPVNVNVRGSGGLTPLHVASMHRQYMVVKLLVGAFSANVDAMDYNGKRPWQYLQGDAPLEMKELLGTWDDEHSCACAPLNVNRNVNNNSAGAGAMNSAAYDEVDHGGTDEVDSCDRTKRAGGWRLGSLRKLLPSFSFFGSKG; translated from the coding sequence ATGACACAGGGAATGAGTCGAGGGAAATGGTTCCCAGTTTCTAGCCTGATACTGCTATCTTCGGGGTGTTGTCTAAATAAAGGAAGTAGCCTCGGAGTCATCGTGCAGGGAGGCATGTATGAGAACAGATCGGATGATGTTGGATGTGAACCAGCTGTCAGTGACACTGACGCCCACGGCAGCGGGAGGTCCAAACAGGGCACCGTTGTGGAGCGACTCTCGCGGTATGGCATTCAGGTCATGCCCAGTGCTTTCCAGCGTAGGTCGCGGCTGCAGAGGCAGCATGAGGTCACTGACAGCTCCGCGCCCGGAGGCTCTGAGGACAGGGGGCCTCCGGAGAGAGTCTGTATCACACCCGCTATGCGTAAAAAGTACCTGAAGGAGCTGCTTTTGAGCAACCCGTCACACAGCGGCTTCAGCAGCGTGCTGTCACACACTCCCAGCGTGTCCTCTGAGCAGGACGCGAGCTGGGCTCTGTACCCGATGGAGCACGCGTGGATGCTTTCTGCAGTGGAGGGCAGCTATGAGACCATCCTGGACTTCATCTCAGAGGACCCCCATCTGCTGACCAGGAGGGATTTTATCAGCGGGTACTCGGTGCTGCACTGGCTGGCCAAGAGAGGACAGGACGAGACTCTGCTCAAACTTTTGCGGTACGCGGAGAGCGCGGGGATCCCGGTGAATGTGAACGTGCGGGGCAGCGGCGGGCTCACCCCGCTGCACGTCGCCAGCATGCACAGACAGTACATGGTCGTCAAGCTGCTGGTGGGAGCTTTCAGCGCCAACGTCGATGCCATGGATTACAATGGGAAGAGACCGTGGCAGTATCTGCAGGGAGACGCCCCGCTGGAGATGAAGGAGCTGCTGGGGACCTGGGACGATGAGCACAGCTGTGCGTGTGCGCCACTAAATGTCAACAGGAACGTCAACAATAACAGCGCTGGTGCTGGTGCCATGAACTCTGCTGCATATGATGAGGTGGATCATGGAGGGACAGATGAGGTGGACTCGTGTGACCGGACTAAGAGAGCAGGCGGCTGGAGGCTTGGGTCTTTAAGGAAGCTGCTGCCCtcgttttcattttttggaagCAAAGGCTGA
- the rpl39 gene encoding 60S ribosomal protein L39, with protein MSSHKTFRIKRFLAKKQKQNRPIPQWIRMKTGNKIRYNSKRRHWRRTKLGL; from the exons ATG TCGTCCCACAAGACTTTCAGGATCAAGCGCTTCCTCGCCAAGAAGCAGAAACAGAACAGGCCCATTCCCCAGTGGATCAGAATGAAGACTGGCAACAAGATCAG GTACAACTCCAAGAGGAGACACTGGAGGAGGACCAAGCTGGGCCTGTAA
- the ndufa1 gene encoding NADH dehydrogenase [ubiquinone] 1 alpha subcomplex subunit 1 codes for MWYEILPSFGIMTVCMIIPGVATAWIHKGTNGGKEKRIVRQPWQWYLLERDRRVSGTGRHYDSKGLENIN; via the exons ATGTGGTATGAAATCCTGCCCAGCTTCGGCATCATGACCGTGTGTATGATCATTCCTGGCGTCGCCACAGCCTGGATCCACAAGGGCACCAACGGAGGGAAG GAAAAGAGGATTGTCCGGCAGCCGTGGCAGTGGTACCTGTTGGAGAGAGACAGGCGAGTGTCGGGAACAGGACGACACTATGACTCCAAG GGACTCGAGAACATCAACTGA